aacaACCATCAACCTacctagtaaaatgaacatccaacctattttattttttcttttaatttttttgtttacatTAATACAACAGGGTAATAAATTGTACTACAAATAGTATAACCAAAATAACCATCCACTTTAGAATGGATAGAACCATCTGTAATTATAGTAAAATGAATATCGTTTAAACGGCTTAAAGTATAGTATATGATATATCTCAATCCCTATGCAACTTGTTATTAAGCTCGCCCACATCATTCAACACCCTTATTGATCCTACAACATTTCCAGACCTTGTTCTCTTAAGGGTCTTCAGAAAAGGATTCTCACTAGGTGGCTGTGGCTTTTACTGATCTTCCAATGATGGAATTCAAAGTAAACAGCACCCCAATTCTCAAAACTCTTGGACTTGAAGAAGAAACAATTGTATTTCCACTGATAGCTTCTGTCCTCTCCGCCATTTCTATTATGTTTTGAGATGTAAGATATGGTACAAATCCAAGTATATCAAGAAATCTTTTTTGTAAGAGTCTCTACAAGACATGCACTAGATCTTATAAATATTGGCAACCATAAGGATCAAATCTATCAGAAGACAGGAATTTGCATAATAAATCTGAATTTCAGTATTTCCTTCCACATTTCAAAAGCAACCGTAGAATCAGCTAATTCACATCCTTTGGAGTTTGGATTAATAAAGCTACGGAAGCATAATCATACAATTAagcataataaataattaaaaccATTTGGAGCAGCACAATTTACATTAAACCAGGAAATTTTCACTAAATCTTTACAAAATAGTGTCATTAATAGTTTGAACAATTTTACACAAGCTCTCAATAGAAATTGCAGGTTTGAACCTATTGCAAAACCGAAGGATCATCATTAAACCCGGCTGAAAGTTTAATTAGCTTATCCATCCCACCTTTTCCAACAATTTTACTGTTATTTGTATCACTTCTTGCCAACTGATTAATTAAACATTTAAGATAGAAAGTGAGTCTTTCAACATTAAAAAAGAATGATGTTACATTCAACTTTAGAAAGATGTTTTGCTAAAGTTGACAATATCTTCAAAGTTAGGTGTAGTGTGAAAAATGGCAATCATGTAACATATGCAAGGACATTACGGTTATAACAGACTCAGCTCCAAGTGGTATAGCTTCcttttaacaaataaaaatataaataccaAAATAACTTTGGCTCAAAAGAACTATAGgtagtagaaaaataattatttttcatagAAACACCCctatcttctttttctctttttttccccTCCAGGTGCCTTTGAGGAGAAATGGTTTCGACTTATACCTTCGAAAGTAATGAGCAATACACTTTGGCCACAACTTTATTGCGTTGCTCACCACTGTCCTTTATACATTTGAGTATTGCATCAGTACCACTTATTTTAGAAATGGATTTACATATTTCATCCTGCAACGTAGAATATAAATACTCAACAAAAACAACACAATAAAATGCAGAATTGTGTCTCAATTTAAAGATGTTAGACAACCTACTGTCTATGACAACATAGCAACTTCAAATAGtgaaaaactatataaaaataatgaatcAAAATCAAAGCCATAAATTGATCCATGATTACGATGcattaatttctatttttatattgtCAAACATGCCCATTTATCCAACAAATCATCTTTTCTATTGCAATATAAATCTTTGCTATAATTTAACGACAAAATCAGATATCAAGTTAGCAGTCTAGGTATGAAAATGAAAATCACGTATATCTAATATACATGTGTATATGCAAATCAAAATCAACCACCTCATAGTTCACATATCATTGATGAACTTTATAGAAATCTcagaatatatctaataaacCAAATAAATCAAAGGCATAAATAAGCAATATAAGAAAAACCAGAAGAAGCTTGAGCCCTGATTGATCTAGGCTTAGCAGAAGAGCCAAAAATTTCTGCTGCAAAATCCCTTCTTGCAGTGCTGAGCTCAGTTTCCATGGTGCTCAGTTTCCAAAATGAAAGAACATCTAAATCCTAGGTGTCACACAAACATACTCTATAGAGTAGAACAAGAGGACCTAAAGACCTTGACTCTTCTTCAATAACATCCCAAAAGCTTTGGTCTTCTGAAAGCCACAGAATAATAGTTTATGTAAGTCTCATccatgaaaaaagaaaattcagCATGAGTAAATTAAACATTCAACCTCATGAAAAagaaactccaacatatttaaaaaagaaatacaaaatattcaGTACACTTTTATTTAAACCTGGAAAGTTATTGGCACGAAGAACATAAAAATTGAAACAGCACTGCAAAGAGGAGATTACCATGTTGGTGGGTGTCAGTCGGGGAGAGCGTCGCAACAATCCCAGTGACGAGCAGGGAGGAGGCCTTTGCACAGCTTCCTAGTGGCGAGCTTCAATGACTGTGCCTACGATGGCTGGTGTCGCGGCAGTATGGTAGAGGGCAACATGAGGGAGGACGCGCCCGCTGAGGCGCGATTGAGGAGGGCAACGCGAGAGGGGGGCTCGGTGCGGTGGAAGGTGGCAACGCAAGAAAGGAAGAAGGAATGCCGGCGCTgagaggaaagaagaagaagaacggcGCTGAAGAAGAATTAGAATTAGGGTTAAtgttaaaaaagaaaaactgattgtaatatttgaatttaaaataagtagctatttaattcaaattttaaattagaaagaatttaaaattaaataattatccataatttaattttaattacaattaaacCCATTGTATACATTGTACAATAAAGCTATTGTCTCCTCATACTTTTCCTTATAATACAATTATCTGTTGTTGATTCAATCATAACTTGCTTTCATCTTGCACTTGTAAAGACGCAAAACTTCTTTCTAGCAAACAAAAGAACAAACAAAGGGGGTAAGATGAATGCCAATGCAGTGAAGTAATATTTAGCTTATTCAATAGATAATAACAAAACTTACTTGATAGTTTTATAAGGTTTAGATGAAAGGTCCATGTCAAACCAACACAACTTTCCTTCTTTGCTCCCAACAATTAAATTATCACATATAATCATCAGTTCAGTATGCAAGCGGGAATAATCCGGACCCTTGCCAACACAAGTATGGAAGCGGGAATAACCTTGGCCCTTGCCAGCACAAATATGATCAGACCACCACCAATCTTATCAGTATTCTTGACATTCCAACCCACAATCTTATTTAAACTTATCAATTTCATCCCTTAATTGTGCTCAAACTCATTTCCAATCTTAAATCCTAGTTAGTAGATCTTAAACAGAAGTTACAGAGGTGAAAAAGTGAACTGGATAGGAAAAATAGCACAAATCacattttcttaaaaaataggACAGTCGTGCGTAcgtataaaaaatattcaattctGTAATGCAAGTTGTGTGTACACATGGGTCGTACGTACGCATAACTTGGcttttgtgcgtacgcatggtATGCACATAAAACTCTGTCAATTCTGTAACACccctcatgcgtacgcatgggtcgTGTGTATGCAAGACCTCAATTTTCTACAACTTCTACAGAATTCATTTTTTAACCATAAACATCAAACGTGCATAACTTTTtcgttaaaaataatttttcgtCTATTCTTTGAACGTCATAAACTAAACAAACCCAATTTTCATTTAAGACAagtttcacaaaatttaaaagtttaaaaaccAAATTATACCCCATCAAAGTtagttaaaaattgatttttaccaaaatttcaCAATTATGCATTTCTACCAATTCCTCTttcaaattcagatttcaaACCATCTTAAACCATTACTACTCATGCTTAATATTCATTCACCATATCCTAATCATTCAACACTTAATTATACCACCTCCCAATCAATCACTCATTTCCAAAGATTTTCATCAATAATCAATATCAATAAAGGATATTAAAAGgattatttattcatttaacaaaaataattaaaaggatatatttatctttttataactattaataaagatattttttatatacagtaatataatacttttaaaaaataaaaaagaaataaatactAATATGGATAAATATAATcttcaaaacatttttatttgtTCACTTTTTATATCGTGTACCAAAACGTATAAATTAGTAATGGTGCCAAAGCAAATAcccaaaattaaactctttgaTAAGAgtaaaagattaattttttttccataaaACACTTCCACACATGTATTCACTACTTGTTAGCAAAACTCTTCCACAGAACCAACCCACATATTCAGAAATCGTGTTTCAAAATCTAAGGTCGACCTCCTCCTTCTTCATCATcgttatcatcatcatcttctcatTTCATCACACATCACCAACCCAACCCAACCTACTGTAATCATTGCTAGAGATCAGAAGCCATGGCCATGGAGGTGGAGCTTGAACCCATGGCCGCTTCCATCGGCGTCACAGTCCCCGTGCTCCGCTTTCTCCTCTGCTTCGCAGCCACCGTTCCTCTCAGCTTCCTGTGGCGCATCGTCCCCGGCCGCCTCCCTAAGCATCTATACTCCGCCGGCGTCGGCGTCTCCCTTTCTTACATTTCCTTCGGTTTGTCTTCCAACATGCACTTCTTGGTCTTGATCATGATTGGTTACTCCTCCATGCTCCTCTTTCGCCCCCGATGCGGCATCCTCACCTTCTTCCTCGGATTCGGTTATCTCATTGGCTGGTACGCTACCTATATATCCAAAATGCTTCTGCATCCATTCTATTATTATACGCACTTCCATAGTTATTAACGTACCGAAATTTTCACGTGACATATATTTCAGAATAGAAGGAGTGTACGACAAAAGTTGCATTCATGCATTTCATTCCAATTTTTGGGTTTTAAAGTGAGAggcaaaaaggaaaaaaaaaagatttgactgtttgtttgtttgtttgtgtAGCCATGTGTATTACATGAGTGGAGATGTATGGAAGGATGGTGGCATCGATGACACTGGTGAGGACTCGTTCATcgttcattttttcttttcttttcttttttcaatttcGTTAGTTTACGATTTCTTACTGTGATTGAAGGTCATGTATAACTGAATGTATTTAATTTGTCTGTAcagtaaaaatattttacaaatatATTCAGTAAAGTATGATCAACTACATTATTACAAATAGAAAAATGTTAGATGATTAACTTTGAGTAATCATAACCaactttctatttttttataatgcTAAACGCGAACTTATTTGCTTGTTTCAGTTACAAGGAAATcaaatagtttaattaaaaaaaataattttcttaggattaatttatattatactACGTAAGTAACAACTACCAATTAGTTCTCAATAATGACTAATACAGTAGCTGATATACTGTATGATAGCTTTGCAGGTGTACCATGTTTCTGATATTGAAGGTGGTAACTCTGTTGTTTTACTTACCTATATATACATATGGTTATGGTATTTATGTTGATTGGTTGATTGGTTTATTGACTATTTTGTGTTACTACTAAGTAGGGGCCTTAATGGTGTTGACCCTGAAGATCATCTCTTGTTCGTTTAATTACAATGATGGATTGTTGAAAGAGGAAGAAGGTTTACGCGAAGCCCAATGGAAATACAGGTTGACGAAGTTACCTTCTCTGGTTGAGTACATTGGTTACTGCCTCTGCTGTGGGAGTCACTTTGCTGGTCCTGTCTTTGAAATGAAAGACTATCTTGATTGGACTGAAGGAAAGGGGGTAATTATGTTTGAATTCTTTTTTATACTTacatatacataagtatcaatTAACTACCTAAACTTggggaaaaaaatgaaaatgtgGAAATTAGTTAACTTTCTTAAGTTACAATTTGAATTTGAACTCTATAGAGTTAATTAAACAAATTACTTATGAGGATAGCAGTGGAAGGAATAATAGTACAAGAAACAAAACCGATGGCCTTGATTACTAGTAATAGAAATTAGTAACAGATAGTGATGATTTTAGTCCTAATATTTTTTCCATTATTGTGCAGATTTGGAGCAAAGAAGCGAAAGGgccatcaccatcaccatatGGAGCAACCATTCGGGCTCTTATCCAAGCTGGTTTTTGCATGGCTTTGTATTTGTATCTAGTCCCTTATTTTCCTCTGTCCAGGTTTACAGAGCCTATATACCAAGAATGGGGATTATGGAAAAAGTTTGGTTACCAATATATGTCCGGCTTCACAGCACGTTGGAAGTATTATTTCATTTGGTCGGTTTCAGAAGCTTCTATTATCATCTCTGGTCTTGGTTTCAGTGGTTGGGTGAATTCGTCTCCACCAAAGCCAAGATGGGATCGAGCGAAGAATGTAGATATTTTAGGTGTTGAGTTCGCAAAGAGTTCTGTTGTGATTCCAACTGTGTGGAATATTCAAGTCAGTACATGGCTTCGTCATTGTGAGTTTTTTATTGTTGAGCTTTgcattctttttcttcaagtagAACAAAGCCAATCTTTTAAAAGTTTGGCATGAAACTTGATTTACGTAGATCTTAGGCTTAGATCGCATAGTTACAACTTGCAAATTCTGaacatctttaattttttttcttctctgatAAGCTAAGCTAGATTCAGAGTCAGAAATTGTGAAAATCTTATTATGCTATCGTTTGTGTTTTGCGCTAGATGTTTATGAGCGGCTTGTTCAGAGTGGTAAGAAACCCGGATTCTTTCAGTTACTTGCTACACAGACCATCAGTGCTATTTGGCATGTGAGTAAAACTTACACTGCATATTGATTTTTTTCCCAGTTACTTGCATTGCAAGTTATCCTTGTATTACAAAAAAGTGTTACCCTTAAGATTTGATGgaattcttttaatttgttgACAGAACTGCTTTGTTGTGCTGGTAAGTTGTATTGTTGAATCTGCGCTTTATAACATTCTGGCTTTATTATTGCAGGGGGTGTATCCTGGATACATCATTTTCTTTGTTCAATCGGCGTTAATGATTGCTGGTTCAAGAGGTAATACATCAGAATAAAGCTAGTATGCTTTTCTCCTGTTTGTTAACATGTCATGTTGTGTTTCTTTTGAAACAGCCATTTACAGATGGCAGCAAGCGATGGCCCCATCAATGGCAAACGCATttgtgtttttgaattttgcttATACACTTGTCGTTATAAATTACTCTAGCGTCGGTTTCTTGGTTAGTTTCTCACTCCCTCTCCAACCCTTGAGTTTAGTCGCTTATACTTCACAGTTTTAACTCATTCAAATTTGGTGTTTTAATAGTGTTTTCTATTGTTTCTCTGAATTTTGAATAGGTGCTAAACCTGCACGAAACTCTTGCCGCGTTCGGAAGTGTGTATTATATTGGAACTATTCTTCCCATTTTAATGATTCTTCTTGGTAAAGTAATCAAACCCAGGAGGCCTGGAAGATCCAAAGCTCAAAAAGAGCAATGAGGTAGATATTGCAATTCAATCTTCATGAAGTTTTTTATATGGGATTAGAATAGTGTGAGAGTATGAGAGAATGCATTTTAATCTTCCATGGGTTCCTACCCTGGTTGGCATTCAATGTTTTGTAACATCTGCTTTTTATTCTTCACAATTTGgtatttaattgtatttttaaaagCTGTTATTGAAGAAAATAATGATTCAAATATCTTGAATTTCTGTAATCTCTATGCTTTGTTAACTCCTGAATCCTTAGAAGTTAGAATTACTTCAAGGTGTTCTATTTTTCAAATCTCAGCTGCAGATACAAACTTGAACTCTCGTATCTTTTTTGTAATGCGAGGAACTCGATACATTGTAACATACCATAACTATGTCTACATCTATATGCATATATAAACCTCGACGCCAAAGACAAAAGAatctctaaaaataaaagaataattaagTTTAATTTGACAAAAACCATCAAACATCAACTGATTATGTTTCTAAGAGAAAACACTGAGTTACTTGATAGAAGAGTTTAGACTTTAAATGACAAATTTAATCCGTTAAAAATTATGTaatgttattaattaaaataatatttgacatgttaaaaataaaaaaaattagtctaTAGCATTTAATGTTATAAATCacgtaaaaaaataaaattacacaaAAAATGTAAAGAGATTGAAACTTAAATtagttataaataaatataaaaatcacTATTAACTTGTGAATTTTTTAATGTGTTctaagaatatattttaaaaatattattaaaaatttttattaaaagtgattaaaatataattttttttataaattttcaaTGCATTAAATACATACAAgacttaaataaattttattattatacaaTTAAAATATATCTTTCATATAGTTAAATCCTTAACTTATTTATCATTCTCTAAAAattgtagaataaaaaatatacgtGATTATATCCAACGACATGTGTAATAAAGATGCAATGATTAAGATGGTGAGTCATAAACACttcatttaaattaaataatatatatgtgtgtgcgtaaaaaatcaaataaaataaaaatagtcctTTTAAAAAACAGAATGTACCGAATTAGGCTTGAGctaaattatataaaaacaaATTAGTTAAGTAACTAATAAATCTAAAAGCAAATAAGTATAGTAACTAGTACTATTTCTAATGATTTATTTCGATTATTTTACGTGTAcattaaaatcagttattaaagTCAATtactagtataaaatacatattgaaatataaatatacatttaaataagttaaaatatatgtatttatacataaatatattggtaactaattttaatggctgattttagtgtaagaatagtatttttgaatttatttatatactttATTGTTAGTGAAGTATCACCTGAGAGGTGGATGCCGTGTATCCAAGAATCACGATGCTCATTGAAGGACTACAACAACTAACTTGAACTTTTAAAGTGAGTATGAGAGAATGAGAAAGATGCATATGTAAACAATGATGtgaagatgaattgaattgGTATAAAATGAATATGATTCTGCATAATTACATTAGTGAtagaattaatgcaagtactacaTGTATATTACACTCTAGAGAGAACAAAAAGCATAGCTAAACACAAATACACAAGCTATCCTTACCTAACCAAGATTACATTCAAAAACTTCATCTGAAATTAATTAACAAACTAACAATTGAATCTGTTAGTCCATAACTCAGAGTCAGTTACTTGTCTGTCAAGTGATATCTCTAACTTCATTAGCCTCTCCCAAACTCATGATAATTTTTGGAGTTACCTTGACTTTGTTTCTAAATTTAGAAAAGACATACATATAATTGATGTAAAGAACATGCAATTAATTTCGGTTGACTCtttctctaaaaaaatataaatcaaagtttaattttggttgtcacaagttcaacccaataaaaaatattgagagTATTACTCCCGGGTTATTCTCCTTAAGAATTACAATCGACTGCTCAATTATTGATTATGAGTTTCACAAAGatataaaaagacaaaaaatttaaatgacaagaaagttaAAGTAGATGATAAAGTAATTCAACAACTAAAGATAACAAATACTAAAAAGAGGCATTCATGGCAAGAGTTGAGAATCTAGattttctatcctagtcattaatCATAACACAATAATTATCAAGAGCTAATCTTATTTCGTTATCTCCAACATCgggagaaaatcaaataagactAGTTAATCCTAATCCATAAGTAGTATCAATGGAAACAAAATcaactaacaactctagatcatcAATCTAAATTgggtattaatgactcaagattgcctaatttcttcttccaagccaagaatgcacAAAAACTACTCTAAACCTAAgccaaacattttatcaaacaattggtaggcataaaaaaaaaagcatgtTAAAATAGTAAGAAATATAAATTCTACAACTAcccaaagaaagaaaatgacaataacaactcaattaaataAGAAGGACATGAAAACATAAATTCCATTAAAGAAAATCAAAATCCAACAAtagtgcatgaaaataaaagtgacaaaataaagaaaataacaaataaaactaagaaaacaAGGATGTAGTAACAAGAAATTGTAAGAAAAACTAAcataaaacaagaattaaacctaAATCTAAGGGAATTCTAACTTAActctaacctaattctagagagaagagagagcttctctctctagaatatgACCTAAAGCATGTTACTATTCTACTCCTAATTGCTCTCCCTTTTGTCCATTCTTGACCTTGGCTTCAAATACTTCAGAAATGAGTGGATTTGGGCCTTGGCAGCTGTAGAATTCGTCAGTCACGTTttctttaatgaagtcatgtgctgCTAGTCACGCTTAACCCTGGGTCAAGCGTACGCGTCGTCTGGAGAATTTCTGGTCACGTGTATGCGTCGCTTGACGATGCTCTTACTCACGTGTACGCATGGGTCATGCATACGCGTGGACATAATTTCCACCAAatcctcatttcttcatgaattcttcACTTTGCTTGCTTCTTCTTCACTTCTTTAACCCAATCTTTGCCTTTTAAACAAGAaattacttaacaaacacattAAGGCATCCGatagaattaaagtgaattaaatttatcaatttagggcctaaaaattatgttttcactcttaagcacaaattagggagaatttacaaaaccatactatttcattgaataaatgtgagaaaagttgataaaatctaccaaattcaatacaagataaaccctaaaaataggGTTTATCAAGCCACTTATAAAATATCTTCGTCAAAAGAAACTACTTTATCTTTTCAAT
Above is a genomic segment from Arachis stenosperma cultivar V10309 chromosome 1, arast.V10309.gnm1.PFL2, whole genome shotgun sequence containing:
- the LOC130946183 gene encoding lysophospholipid acyltransferase 1-like, with product MEVELEPMAASIGVTVPVLRFLLCFAATVPLSFLWRIVPGRLPKHLYSAGVGVSLSYISFGLSSNMHFLVLIMIGYSSMLLFRPRCGILTFFLGFGYLIGCHVYYMSGDVWKDGGIDDTGALMVLTLKIISCSFNYNDGLLKEEEGLREAQWKYRLTKLPSLVEYIGYCLCCGSHFAGPVFEMKDYLDWTEGKGIWSKEAKGPSPSPYGATIRALIQAGFCMALYLYLVPYFPLSRFTEPIYQEWGLWKKFGYQYMSGFTARWKYYFIWSVSEASIIISGLGFSGWVNSSPPKPRWDRAKNVDILGVEFAKSSVVIPTVWNIQVSTWLRHYVYERLVQSGKKPGFFQLLATQTISAIWHGVYPGYIIFFVQSALMIAGSRAIYRWQQAMAPSMANAFVFLNFAYTLVVINYSSVGFLVLNLHETLAAFGSVYYIGTILPILMILLGKVIKPRRPGRSKAQKEQ